CTGAACGCGGCCGTCGAAGCGGCACGCGCAGGCGAGCAGGGCCGCGGCTTCGCGGTGGTCGCGGGCGAAGTGCGCAGCCTCGCGCAGCGTAGCGCTGCGGCGGCCAAGGAAATCAAGGCGCTCATCGGCGATTCGGCCGACAAGGTGGCGAGCGGCTCGCAGCTCGTCGGCCGCGCCGGCACGACGATGGACGAAATCGTTCAAGCTGTGCGCCGCGTAACCGACATCATGGGCGAGATCAGCGCGGCCTCGGAGGAGCAGTCGACGGGCATCGAAGGCGTGAATCGCGCGCTGACGCAGATGGACGACGTGACGCAGCAAAACGCGGCGCTCGTCGAGCAGGCCGCCGCGGCCGCCGCGTCGCTCGAAGAACAGACGCGCCAGTTGAAGACGGTTGTCGGCCAGTGGCGCATCGACGGCACGCAAGCGTCGGGCGGTGCATTCGCCCCCGCACTCGCGCGGCCCGTGACGAAGCCGGCGGCCAAGAGCGCGACGCATCCGGTGCGCAAGCCGGCCGCGAAGGCCGCGCATGCAGCGCCGCGCGCGGCCCAACCGGCTGCGCCGCGACTCGCGCATCAACCGGCGGCCGTCGCGGCGAGCGAGGCTGCGCAAGCTGCTCCGGCTGCTGCTGCGCCCGCTGCGAAGAGCTTACCGGCCACGCCGGTGGCGTCTGCCGCCCCCGTCGCGCCTGCCGCGAAGAGTGCGCCGGCGGCCAAGGCGGCCGTTGCCGCCAAGCCCGCGAGGGCGACGAGCGCGGCCCCGGCGCCGGCCGTCGCGGCATCGAGCGGCAAGTCGGACGACGATTGGGAAACGTTTTGAACCGGCGGCGCGCGTTAGGGCGCGCCGCGAGCAGGAAAGGCAGACGAGCATGTGGCGTTTCGGCACTCCGCCCGCAATCGGGCCACTCATCGCGCCGCGCGGGCCCCGCGCGAGCGGGGAGCCGCAAGCGCTAGGCGCGGCGGCGTCCGTGCCGGGAGCCGGTGCGTGTGCGCATCGGTGCGAGCCGGCATTCACGAAGTGAGAGAAGCACCATGACGACAGCGCGCGCAAATTTTCGGCCCGAGCGGGCCGAGCCAGGCGGAGCCGACGAACGGCCCGGCTTGGCCGATCGCGCCGGCTTTGCCGATCGCGATTTCGAGTTCACCTCTGCCGATTTCGCTCGCATCCGCGAACTCATCCATCGCCGTGCGGGCATTTCGCTGTCCGAGCACAAGCGCGACATGGCCTACAGCCGTCTCGCCCGGCGCCTGCGCGCGCGCGGCCTCGACAGCTTCCGTCGCTATCTCGAACTGCTCGAAGCGGAAAACAGCCCCGAGGAATGGGAAGCGTTCACCAATGCGCTGACGACGAACCTCACCGCGTTCTTCCGCGAATCGCACCACTTCCCGATCCTCGCCGAGTTCGTGAAGCGTCGCCAGCAGCCGATCTCGGTCTGGTGCTCGGCCGCCTCGACGGGCGAGGAGCCCTACACGATCGCGATGACGCTCGTCGAGGCGCTCGGCGAATCGCAGGCGCGGCAGGCCACCGTGTTGGCCACCGATCTCGACACGCAAGTGCTCGCCAAAGGCGAAGCGGGCGTGTACTCGCTCGATCAGGTCAAGCAATTGAGCCCTGAGCGCCTCAAGCGCTTCTTCCTCAAAGGAACGGGCCCGCATGCGGGCCTCGTGAAGGTGCGCCCCGAGTTGCGCGCGATGATCCGCTTCGCGCAGTTGAACCTGACCGATGCCGACTATGGGTTGCGTCAGCCGTTCGACGCCGTCTTCTGCCGCAACGTGATGATCTACTTCGACAAGCCGACGCAGTCGCAAGTGCTCTCGCGTTTCGAGCCGCTCGTGAAGCCGGGCGGGCTCTTGTTCGCCGGTCACTCGGAGAACTTCACCTACGTCACGCAGTCGTTTCGTCTGCGCGGCCAGACGGTGTACGAGCTCGCGCGCGACGCGCAGGCGGGCGGCCGAGCGCACGCGGCGCCGCGTACGCGCCAGGAGGAGGCAGCATGAACGGCCCCCACGCTCACATTCGTTCGCGGGAGGCCGCATGAGCGCCTTGCCCATTGCGACGAATCTGTATTTCGACAACCACTTCGGCCGGCGCGGCGTGAAGCTGCTGCCCAACGAGTTCTACACGACGCGCGAGGACATGGTGCTCGTCACCGTGCTCGGCTCGTGCGTGGCCGCCTGCATTCACGACCGAACCGCCGGCATCGGCGGCATGAACCACTTCATGCTGCCCGACGACGGCGAACAGCCGTCGCAGGTCGCTTCCGATTCGATGCGCTATGGCGCATACGCGATGGAAGTGCTCATCAACGAACTCATTAAAATGGGCGGCCGCCGCGAGCGCTTCGAAGCCAAGGTGTTCGGTGGCGCCGCGGTGCTTGCGGGGATGACGACGATCAATATCGGCGATCGTAATGCCGAGTTCGTGCGCCGCTATCTGGGGCTCGAGAAGATCCGCATCATCGCCGAGGATTTGCAAGGCGTGCATCCGCGCAAGGTCGCGTTCATGCCCGATACGGGCCAGGCCATGGTCAAGAAGCTGCGCTTGCAGCAGGACCCGACCGTGGCCGAGCGCGAGCAGGCGCTTGCCAAGCAAGTGACCGAAGCCCGTGCGGCCCGCCACGCCAGGGCGGCGCGCGAGCGCGGCCAAGTCGAATTGTTCGCGGCGGGCGGCCAGGCGGCCGCGCAAAAGCCGCGGATCGAGCTGTTCGGCGCGCCGGCGGGGGCCAAGCCCCGCGTCGAGCTCTTCGGCGCGAACGCGCGCGGCGCGAACCCGATCAACAGCGCCAAGACCGTAGAGGAGGCGTAGTCGCTGTGCAGAAAATCAAAGTATTGTGTGTCGACGATTCGGCGCTGATTCGTAGCCTGATGACGGAAATCATCAACGGGCAGCCCGACATGATGGTCTGCGCGACGGCGCCGGACCCGCTCGTCGCACGCGAGCTCATCAAACAACACAACCCTGACGTGCTGACGCTCGACGTCGAAATGCCGCGCATGGACGGGCTCGACTTCCTCGAGAAGCTGATGCGGCTACGGCCGATGCCGGTCGTGATGGTGTCCTCGCTGACCGAACGCGGCTCGGAAATCACGCTGCGCGCGCTCGAACTGGGCGCCGTCGATTTCGTCACGAAGCCGAAGGTCGGCATTCGCGAAGGCATGCTCGATTACACGGAGAAGCTCGCCGACAAGATCCGCGCCGCCGCCCGCGCGCGCGTGCGGGCGCGCCAAGCACAGGCCGCGCCGGCGGCCGGCGCCGCGCAGGTCGCCAGCGCGGCGGCGCCGCTGTTCAACAACCCGCTCGTGAGTACCGAAAAGCTGATCATCGTCGGCGCGTCGACGGGCGGTACCGAAGCGATTCGCGAAGTGCTCGTGCCGCTGCCGCCCGACGCGCCCGCGGTCATGATCGCGCAGCATATGCCGCCCGGCTTCACGAAGTCGTTCGCGCAGCGCCTGAACGGCCTGTGCCGGATCACGGTCAAGGAAGCGGAGCACGGCGAGCGCGTGCTGCCGGGCCATGCCTACATCGCGCCGGGCCATGCCCATCTGTTGCTGGCGCGTAGCGGTGCGAACTACATTGCGCATCTGTCGGACGATCCGCCCGTCAACCGCCACCGGCCCTCGGTCGACGTGCTGTTCCGCTCGGCCGCCCAGCATGCCGGCAAGAACGCGGTCGGCGTGATTTTGACCGGAATGGGCCGCGACGGCGCCGCGGGACTGTTAGACATGAGAAATGCAGGCGCATACACTTTCGCGCAAGATGAAGCGAGCTGCGTCGTTTTCGGCATGCCGCGCGAAGCCATCGCGCTCGGCGGCGCCGACGAGGTCGTGCCTTTGTCGGAAATGAGCCGCAAAGTGATGACGCGCCTCGCGGCGATGGGCGATCGAGTGCAGCGCGTATGACCGGGCCCGCCCGGCTTCTTGCGCCGACCAATTAGGGTTAAAGGGAACAAAGATGGACAAAAGCATGAAAATCTTGGTCGTGGACGACTTTCCGACGATGCGCCGGATCGTCCGCAACCTATTGAAAGAGCTCGGCTACGGCAACGTCGACGAAGCCGAAGACGGCGCGGCGGGCCTGTCGCGCCTGCAAGGAGGCGGCTTCGACTTCGTGATTTCGGACTGGAACATGCCGAACATGGACGGTCTGGAGATGCTCAAGCGCATCCGTGCCGACGCGTCGCTCTCGCATTTGCCGGTGCTGATGGTCACGGCCGAATCGAAAAAGGAAAACATCATCGCGGCGGCGCAGGCCGGCGCGAGCGGCTACGTGGTGAAGCCGTTTACCGCCGCCACGCTCGACGAAAAACTCACGAAGATTCTCGAGAAGATGGCGAAAACCGGGAGCTGACGTGAATCAGGCCACCAATATGCATTCGGACGGCGCGGACAGCCCCGATCTGACGACCGACCGCATTCTTGCTCGTATCGGTCAACTCACGAAGACGCTGCGCGACTCGATGCGCGAGCTCGGTCTCGACAAGCACGTCGAACTCGCCGCCGAAGCGGTGCCCGATGCGCGCGACCGGCTCAAGTACGTCGCGAACATGACCGAGCAGGCGGCCGAGCGCGTGCTGACGGCGATCGACATTGCCAAGCCGCTGCAAGATCAGCTCCAGGCCGACGCGCAGGAACTCGATGGCCGCTGGGAGCGCTGGTTCGCCGCGCCGATCGAGCGCGAGGAAGTGCGCACGCTGATGGGCGACACGCGCGCATTTCTCGCGAGCGTGCCCGATGCGACGGCGGCCACGAATCAGAAGCTGCTGGACATCATGATGGCGCAAGATTTCCAGGATCTGACCGGCCAGGTCATCAAGAAGATCATGGATGTGGTGTATGTGATCGAGCAGCAGCTCTTGACGGTGCTGGTCGAGAACATCGCCCCCGAGCGGCGCGAGCAGTTCGCGCAAACGGCGGCGGCGCTGGCGGCCGACCCGGCGGCCAGCGCCACCCCCGATCATCTGCTCAACGGCCCGCAGATCAACCCGGAAGGGCGCACCGACGTGGTGCAGGATCAGGCGGACGTGGACGATTTGCTGGCTAGTCTCGGGTTCTGACACATTTCTTTGGTAATTAGTGTTTCGAAAGGCGGCCCGCCTCGCGCGGAGCGGCCTTTCGTCGTGTGCGCTGCGGGGCGACGCTCGGTCCATCTCCCGCACGCCCGGCGCGAATGCTCGTGCGCGCCGTTGATGTTCAAAAGATGGCCCGGCAAACCCGCGCCGAGGGGCGCGATAAAAACCAACCATAAAAAGGGGTTCGTTCCTGATGTCGAATCGCATCATGCGCGCCGCGGCTTGCGCGGCGCTGACTTGCAGCATGCTGGGTGTGGCCGCACCCGCATCTGCCGCTCTCGGCGGCTCCCCCACCACGCCGCCCACGGGCGCTGTTTCCACCTCGCTCGAGCCGGTTGCCCACGTTGCATCGGGCGCGGCTAGCGCTACCAGTTCAACAAGCACCGCGTCGTATACGGTGACGCAAACGACGTTCTCCTCCGGTACGGTCGTGCGTGAATACGTTTCGACCGCGGGGGTGGTGTTCGGCATCGCTTGGAGTGGGCCCGTCATGCCCAATCTGCCAGTGCTGCTGGGAACTTACTTCTCGCAATTCGACAGCGCACGCAACACGCTGCGCGCGGCACACCCGGGCCGCGGTCCTCTCGACATCGAACTGCCGGGGCTCGTCGTCCGCTCCGGCGGGCACATGGGCGCGTTTGGCGGACAAGCGTATTTGCCGTCGGCATTGCCGGCCGGCGTAAGCGCTACCGATATCCGATAAACGAGCGAGGGCAAGTAAAACCATGTTGCATATCTATAAGAAATTGGCCCGTGTGCTCGGCACATTTGGCTTGGCGGCAATCGTCGGCCTCGTCGCGGGTTGCGGCGGCGGTGGCGGTGGCAGCGGCTCGAGTAGTAGCGGCGGCAGCACCAATGGGAGCACGAGCAATAGCGGCGGGGGGAGCACGAGCATCGTCGCCACCGGTCCGGTCTCCAGCACGCCTGCGACGCTGGCCAGCAATCAGGCGGCCGTCGTCGTATCCTCCGTCACGGGGACGCCGAACCTGCCGATGGTGAGCGTGACGATTTGCCAGCACGGCACCAGCACGTGCGAGACGATCGATAACGTCCAACTCGATACCGGTTCGTACGGGTTGCGGCTAGTCAAGGATACGATGCTGACCGCGTTGCCGACCGAAACGGTGGGTGGCCAATCGGTGGCGGAATGCGCGAGCTTCGCCGACGGATTTTCATGGGGTTCGGTGCGGACGGCCGACGTGCAGATCGGCGGCGAGACGGCTTCGAACATCCCCATCCAAATTTTGGGCGACGTGCCGCAATCGGAAGCCGGCGGTAGCAACAATTCCTGTGCAACCGGCACGCTCAACGACACGCTGTCGCAGCTCCACGCCAACGGCATTCTCGGGATCGGCACCGCGAAGTATGACTGCGGCACGAATTGCACGAGCGCTCCGAACGATGTCTACTACGGGTGCACGTCGAGCTGCACGGATTTGGCGCTGTCGGCCGTTACACAGGAAGTGGGCAACCCAGTCCGTTTCTTTGCCACCGATAACAACGGCGTGGTCTTGAATATGCCCGTGGTGTCGTCGTCGGGCGCGACCAGCGCGTCGGGCGTGTTGAACTTCGGGATCGGCACGGAAACGAACAACACGGTACCGTCCTCGGGCATTCAAACTGTTACGACCGACCACTTTGGGGACGTGAGTAGCGCGTCGCTGAACGGCTCGACGTACTCGGATTCCTCTTCGTTCGAGCGCGCGGCATTTTTTGATACCGGATCGAACGGCCTCTTCTTCCCTGACACCAGCATTACCCTTTGCGCAGGTGGCGGCGGCTTCTATTGCCCTGCGTCGGCTGTGTCGCTGCAGCCCTCCGTGACCGGCTTCAACACTACGACGGCCTCTATTTCGATGAGCGTCCAAAACGCGTTCGACCTGGTCGACGGTGGCGGGTATGCATTCAACAACCTCGGCGGAACGGCCGACGGGTTGCTTGCAATCGATTTTGGGATGCCGTTCTTCTACGGTCGTACCGTTTATATCAACTACGACCCGAACACCGACGGGAGTCTCGGCACCGGTACGACGGCGTACGTCGCCTTCTAAGCC
The sequence above is a segment of the Trinickia acidisoli genome. Coding sequences within it:
- a CDS encoding CheR family methyltransferase, whose amino-acid sequence is MTTARANFRPERAEPGGADERPGLADRAGFADRDFEFTSADFARIRELIHRRAGISLSEHKRDMAYSRLARRLRARGLDSFRRYLELLEAENSPEEWEAFTNALTTNLTAFFRESHHFPILAEFVKRRQQPISVWCSAASTGEEPYTIAMTLVEALGESQARQATVLATDLDTQVLAKGEAGVYSLDQVKQLSPERLKRFFLKGTGPHAGLVKVRPELRAMIRFAQLNLTDADYGLRQPFDAVFCRNVMIYFDKPTQSQVLSRFEPLVKPGGLLFAGHSENFTYVTQSFRLRGQTVYELARDAQAGGRAHAAPRTRQEEAA
- the cheD gene encoding chemoreceptor glutamine deamidase CheD, with translation MSALPIATNLYFDNHFGRRGVKLLPNEFYTTREDMVLVTVLGSCVAACIHDRTAGIGGMNHFMLPDDGEQPSQVASDSMRYGAYAMEVLINELIKMGGRRERFEAKVFGGAAVLAGMTTINIGDRNAEFVRRYLGLEKIRIIAEDLQGVHPRKVAFMPDTGQAMVKKLRLQQDPTVAEREQALAKQVTEARAARHARAARERGQVELFAAGGQAAAQKPRIELFGAPAGAKPRVELFGANARGANPINSAKTVEEA
- a CDS encoding protein-glutamate methylesterase/protein-glutamine glutaminase, translating into MQKIKVLCVDDSALIRSLMTEIINGQPDMMVCATAPDPLVARELIKQHNPDVLTLDVEMPRMDGLDFLEKLMRLRPMPVVMVSSLTERGSEITLRALELGAVDFVTKPKVGIREGMLDYTEKLADKIRAAARARVRARQAQAAPAAGAAQVASAAAPLFNNPLVSTEKLIIVGASTGGTEAIREVLVPLPPDAPAVMIAQHMPPGFTKSFAQRLNGLCRITVKEAEHGERVLPGHAYIAPGHAHLLLARSGANYIAHLSDDPPVNRHRPSVDVLFRSAAQHAGKNAVGVILTGMGRDGAAGLLDMRNAGAYTFAQDEASCVVFGMPREAIALGGADEVVPLSEMSRKVMTRLAAMGDRVQRV
- the cheY gene encoding chemotaxis response regulator CheY; the encoded protein is MDKSMKILVVDDFPTMRRIVRNLLKELGYGNVDEAEDGAAGLSRLQGGGFDFVISDWNMPNMDGLEMLKRIRADASLSHLPVLMVTAESKKENIIAAAQAGASGYVVKPFTAATLDEKLTKILEKMAKTGS
- the cheZ gene encoding protein phosphatase CheZ — protein: MHSDGADSPDLTTDRILARIGQLTKTLRDSMRELGLDKHVELAAEAVPDARDRLKYVANMTEQAAERVLTAIDIAKPLQDQLQADAQELDGRWERWFAAPIEREEVRTLMGDTRAFLASVPDATAATNQKLLDIMMAQDFQDLTGQVIKKIMDVVYVIEQQLLTVLVENIAPERREQFAQTAAALAADPAASATPDHLLNGPQINPEGRTDVVQDQADVDDLLASLGF
- a CDS encoding DUF2844 domain-containing protein, which gives rise to MMSNRIMRAAACAALTCSMLGVAAPASAALGGSPTTPPTGAVSTSLEPVAHVASGAASATSSTSTASYTVTQTTFSSGTVVREYVSTAGVVFGIAWSGPVMPNLPVLLGTYFSQFDSARNTLRAAHPGRGPLDIELPGLVVRSGGHMGAFGGQAYLPSALPAGVSATDIR
- a CDS encoding DUF3443 family protein codes for the protein MLHIYKKLARVLGTFGLAAIVGLVAGCGGGGGGSGSSSSGGSTNGSTSNSGGGSTSIVATGPVSSTPATLASNQAAVVVSSVTGTPNLPMVSVTICQHGTSTCETIDNVQLDTGSYGLRLVKDTMLTALPTETVGGQSVAECASFADGFSWGSVRTADVQIGGETASNIPIQILGDVPQSEAGGSNNSCATGTLNDTLSQLHANGILGIGTAKYDCGTNCTSAPNDVYYGCTSSCTDLALSAVTQEVGNPVRFFATDNNGVVLNMPVVSSSGATSASGVLNFGIGTETNNTVPSSGIQTVTTDHFGDVSSASLNGSTYSDSSSFERAAFFDTGSNGLFFPDTSITLCAGGGGFYCPASAVSLQPSVTGFNTTTASISMSVQNAFDLVDGGGYAFNNLGGTADGLLAIDFGMPFFYGRTVYINYDPNTDGSLGTGTTAYVAF